One region of Kineococcus rhizosphaerae genomic DNA includes:
- a CDS encoding alpha/beta fold hydrolase, whose protein sequence is MSEITAHHGLFKDTDLHVDDTGGPGRPVVLIHGWPLSGESWSEQVPALATAGYRVVTYDRRGFGRSDKTRTGYDYDTLTEDLHALLEQLDLRDVTLVGFSMGGGEVARYFTKHGHERLRSVVFAAAVPPYMAKNEDNPDGPLTSELADQMEAGLKADEDTFYEGFITDFFSVDGVLKVTEAQRQDALALTEQADEKAALKAMESFGTTDFRQDLTEVDVPTLVIHGDGDGTVPFEGSGARTHAAIAGSRLHVVAGGPHGINVSHAEEFNRVLLEFLAS, encoded by the coding sequence ATGAGCGAGATCACCGCCCACCACGGACTGTTCAAGGACACCGACCTGCACGTCGACGACACCGGCGGCCCCGGCCGCCCCGTCGTCCTCATCCACGGCTGGCCGCTGTCCGGTGAGTCCTGGTCCGAGCAGGTCCCCGCCCTGGCCACCGCCGGCTACCGGGTCGTCACCTACGACCGCCGCGGCTTCGGGCGCAGCGACAAGACCCGCACCGGCTACGACTACGACACCCTTACCGAGGATCTGCACGCCCTCCTGGAACAGCTCGACCTGCGCGACGTCACCCTCGTCGGGTTCTCCATGGGCGGCGGCGAGGTCGCCCGATACTTCACCAAGCACGGCCACGAGCGGCTGCGCAGCGTCGTCTTCGCCGCCGCCGTCCCGCCCTACATGGCCAAGAACGAGGACAACCCCGACGGCCCGCTGACCTCCGAACTGGCCGACCAGATGGAAGCCGGTCTCAAGGCCGACGAGGACACCTTCTACGAAGGTTTCATCACCGACTTCTTCTCCGTCGACGGCGTCCTGAAGGTCACCGAGGCCCAGCGCCAGGACGCGCTCGCGCTGACCGAGCAGGCCGACGAGAAGGCCGCGTTGAAGGCCATGGAGTCCTTCGGCACCACCGACTTCCGCCAGGACCTCACCGAGGTCGACGTCCCGACGCTGGTCATCCACGGCGACGGTGACGGCACCGTGCCGTTCGAGGGGTCCGGTGCCCGCACCCACGCCGCCATCGCCGGCAGCCGTCTGCACGTCGTCGCCGGCGGCCCGCACGGCATCAACGTCAGCCACGCGGAGGAGTTCAACCGCGTGCTCCTGGAGTTCCTCGCCTCCTGA
- a CDS encoding VOC family protein, translating into MSRPTGLHHVRLSVSDIARSRAFYTQLLGTDPAIDNTAELSDPTAVDDPQRLYGGVVFEVGEQILGLRPVPGAAGETFTPNRVGLDHVSLAVSSRADLEAAAARLSAAGVEHGEIVELSEQGLQILSIQDPDDINLELTAPLPS; encoded by the coding sequence GTGTCCCGTCCCACCGGACTGCACCACGTCCGCCTGTCGGTCAGCGACATCGCACGGTCGCGAGCCTTCTACACCCAGCTGTTGGGTACCGATCCGGCCATCGACAACACCGCTGAACTGTCCGATCCCACCGCCGTCGACGACCCCCAGCGCCTCTACGGCGGTGTGGTGTTCGAAGTCGGTGAGCAGATCCTCGGTCTGCGTCCGGTCCCCGGTGCCGCCGGTGAGACGTTCACGCCCAACCGGGTCGGCTTGGACCACGTGAGCCTGGCGGTCTCCTCGCGCGCTGACCTGGAGGCTGCGGCCGCACGTCTTTCCGCTGCCGGTGTGGAGCACGGGGAGATCGTCGAACTGTCCGAGCAGGGCCTGCAGATCCTCTCGATCCAGGACCCGGACGACATCAACCTCGAACTCACCGCCCC